In one Juglans regia cultivar Chandler chromosome 11, Walnut 2.0, whole genome shotgun sequence genomic region, the following are encoded:
- the LOC109002915 gene encoding lysine histidine transporter-like 8, which yields MEEVVEESSTISPRPGMGSGAQVASAPPMQTQYNSPSLSRKPLLSIVPANTNAANTAVPKSSHTPNFFTPLGSPIRRAIQLTKLDPQDAWLPITESRNGNAYYAAFHTLCSGIGIQALVLPVAFTILGWTWGVISLTVAFVWQLYTLWLLVRLHESTETGMRYSRYLQLFSATFGEKMGKIFALFPVMYLSGGTCVALIIVGGSTTKLFYQIVCGGHGCTEKPLTNVEWYLVFTSAAVVLSQLPNLNSIAGVSLIGAITAVGYCTIMWLVSVTEGRLDGVSYDPIKENENMATIFSVLNALGIMAFAFRGHNLTLEIQATMPSNEKNPSHVPMWVGVKVAYAIIAVCLFPLAIGGYWAYGHKIPANGGMLTAIYKYHGRDTSHFVLALTSLLIIINAVTSFQIYGMPMFDDMESKYTKRKKKPCPWWLRSVFRVMFGYGCFFVAVAIPFLGSLAGLIGGVAVPVTFAYPCFLWLKIKKPKKYSMMWWLNWVLGLWGSALSVVLIAAGIYVVIDTGVEVSFFKPH from the exons ATGGAAGAGGTGGTTGAAGAGAGCTCGACCATCTCTCCGAGACCTGGGATGGGCTCTGGGGCTCAGGTCGCGTCCGCCCCTCCCATGCAAACGCAGTACAATTCTCCGTCTTTGTCGAGAAAGCCATTGCTATCGATCGTCCCAGCTAATACAAATGCTGCAAACACTGCCGTGCCAAAGTCTTCTCACACTCCAAACTTCTTCACACCTTTGGGTAGCCCGATTAGGAGGGCTATCCAACTCACCAAGCTCGACCCTCAGGATGCTTGGCTTCCCATCACTGAGTCAAGAAATGGCAACGCATACTACGCTGCCTTTCATACTCTTTGTTCTGGAATTGGAATTCAAGCGCTTGTACTGCCTGTGGCCTTCACCATTCTTGGATG GACTTGGGGCGTAATAAGCTTGACAGTGGCGTTTGTGTGGCAGCTTTACACGCTTTGGCTGTTGGTGAGGCTTCATGAATCCACTGAAACTGGGATGCGTTATAGCAGATATCTCCAACTTTTCAGCGCGACTTTTG GCGAGAAAATGGGGAAGATCTTTGCCCTGTTTCCAGTAATGTATCTATCAGGGGGCACATGTGTTGCCCTCATAATCGTTGGCGGTTCAACCACGAAACTTTTCTACCAAATCGTGTGTGGCGGTCATGGCTGCACAGAAAAACCGTTGACAAATGTAGAGTGGTACTTGGTGTTTACATCTGCTGCGGTGGTTCTGTCTCAGCTGCCCAACTTGAACTCCATTGCTGGGGTGTCTCTAATTGGTGCAATCACAGCCGTAGGGTACTGCACTATTATGTGGCTGGTGTCCGTCACGGAGGGCAGGCTTGATGGTGTTTCTTATGATCCAATCAAGGAGAACGAAAATATGGCTACGATTTTCAGCGTTCTGAATGCACTTGGTATCATGGCTTTTGCTTTCAGAGGCCATAACCTTACTCTTGAAATTCAg GCAACCATGCCTTCGAACGAGAAAAATCCATCACACGTGCCAATGTGGGTAGGGGTGAAGGTCGCTTACGCAATCATCGCAGTGTGCTTGTTTCCCCTAGCCATCGGAGGATATTGGGCTTACGGCCACAAG ATCCCAGCAAACGGTGGGATGCTAACGGCAATTTATAAGTACCATGGACGTGACACTTCCCATTTTGTGTTAGCATTAACAAGCTTATTAATCATAATTAACGCCGTGACATCGTTCCAAATATACGGCATGCCCATGTTCGATGACATGGAGTCCAAATACaccaagaggaaaaagaaaccaTGCCCATGGTGGCTGAGATCTGTGTTCAGAGTGATGTTTGGGTACGGATGCTTCTTTGTGGCAGTGGCAATCCCGTTCTTGGGCAGCCTGGCTGGTTTAATAGGAGGGGTTGCAGTGCCCGTCACTTTTGCCTATCCATGTTTTCTGTGGTTGAAGATTAAGAAACCCAAGAAATATAGCATGATGTGGTGGCTAAATTGGGTGCTTGGACTTTGGGGCTCGGCTCTTAGCGTGGTGCTCATCGCTGCTGGGATTTATGTTGTCATTGACACTGGCGTTGAAGTTAGCTTTTTCAAGCCTCACTAG